The proteins below come from a single Salvelinus fontinalis isolate EN_2023a chromosome 1, ASM2944872v1, whole genome shotgun sequence genomic window:
- the LOC129853880 gene encoding myeloid-associated differentiation marker-like protein 2 — translation MDKIKMFLSEAVFTPSSLISGRGALHMTQIVLGILTFILAAVQGETQHTFWNYAMFTWAFCSIMTLIITVIEMLMLHLLLKFCLDWDDFTTGMAMSSALMTASVFVMYANFYICKKCLYSIVIAFLALLCGVAYILEVVKDKFMDKKKGSYLAALPGFWKVLEAFVSCIIFISLTGYDGKPALIMCIVAYVIPFPIIPIIIITNIFTKIKNCLPFNIDRFVFIFLVISVVLYTFAAIIWPIYTFRGNPRPSDCPGSFCIWAIQFMVAFMTYVNLILFIMDLVFTLLGMCGFKRS, via the coding sequence ATGGACAAAATAAAAATGTTCCTGTCCGAAGCCGTATTCACTCCTTCCTCTCTAATAAGTGGACGAGGGGCCCTGCACATGACTCAGATAGTGCTGGGCATCTTGACCTTCATCCTGGCCGCTGTTCAGGGCGAGACTCAACACACCTTCTGGAACTATGCCATGTTCACCTGGGCCTTCTGCTCCATCATGACCCTCATCATCACCGTCATTGAGATGTTAATGCTCCACCTCCTCCTCAAGTTTTGTCTGGACTGGGACGACTTCACCACGGGAATGGCGATGTCCTCCGCTCTCATGACCGCGTCCGTCTTCGTCATGTACGCCAACTTCTACATCTGCAAAAAATGTTTGTACTCGATTGTGATCGCCTTCCTCGCCCTACTTTGTGGCGTGGCCTACATCTTAGAGGTCGTGAAAGATAAGTTCATGGATAAGAAGAAGGGGAGCTACCTGGCCGCCCTGCCTggcttctggaaggttctggaGGCTTTTGTGAGCTGCATCATTTTTATCTCCCTCACGGGTTATGACGGGAAACCGGCACTGATCATGTGCATTGTGGCCTATGTCATTCCCTTCCCCATCATCCCTattatcatcatcaccaacaTCTTCACAAAAATTAAGAACTGTTTGCCATTtaatatagacaggtttgtgttTATATTTCTGGTCATCTCTGTGGTTCTCTATACCTTTGCTGCCATCATCTGGCCCATCTATACATTCAGAGGCAACCCTCGTCCCAGTGACTGTCCTGGAAGCTTCTGTATCTGGGCCATTCAGTTCATGGTGGCATTCATGACATACGTCAATCTGATCCTCTTTATAATGGACTTGGTGTTTACCCTGCTTGGGATGTGTGGCTTCAAACGCTCATAG